The following proteins come from a genomic window of Dermacentor albipictus isolate Rhodes 1998 colony chromosome 8, USDA_Dalb.pri_finalv2, whole genome shotgun sequence:
- the LOC139048641 gene encoding uncharacterized protein isoform X1 has product MIEIIPSPTNRQSIVFILNVCSSPKAPRQRFKALITKATQLARDSPLIIAGDFNAPYRTWSYPYNTKKGEDLWREALNLNLMLVTNPAFPSRCGTSSSRDTTPDLSFVRSIPKSTSGLTLVATIIPWPRTSKSTRRDSACSSTQTGTNFAKLGKSEWRLRTSLASNNGLHRLDTTSKLPPKRFVPTSRWKRWTVVPLTYCRPSNPPSPGGKDNGSTAGSEKKISEINRTIEEHCRALCKQQWDEVCKSIDEQTRSGGTWNLLKHLLDETNTKTNQRNTLARTLHTAKREYSSKEILSKLAQKYLSVASCPTPPSPDYEGSENPELDAEFRIKEIRQALHALNGRSAPGPDKITNKALRNLDEKSIAYLTDIINQAWSSGKVPEMWKSANTILIPKPRKPPSLDNLRPISLTSCVGKVAEHAMLNRLSRYLEDHDIYTQHDRLQGQTLDAGRDEAHQASHY; this is encoded by the coding sequence ATGATAGAGATCATCCCTAGCCCAACGAACCGCCAAAGTATAGTATTCATCCTGAATGTCTGcagtagtcccaaagctccaagacagcgcttcaaagccctaatcaccaaggccacgcaactagcgcgcgactcccctttgatcatagctggtgacttcaacgcgccgtaCCGCACCTGGagctacccatataacactaagaagggggaggacctctggcgtgaggctctaaacctaaacttgatgctagtcacgaacccagcgttccccagcagatgcggaacatcgtcgagccgtgacacgacaccggatctcagCTTTGTCAGGAGCATACCAAAGTCAACCTCGGGGTtgactttggtagcgaccattataccTTGGCCACGCACCTCTAAGTCGaccagaagagacagcgcatgttccagtacacagactgggacaaatttcgcaaaattagggaagagcgaatggagattgaggacaagcctagcctcgaacaatgggttgcacaggttagacacgacatcaaagctaccaccaaagaggtttgtaccgacctCCCGATGGAAAAGATGGACAGTCGTCCCGCTCACCTATTGCAGGCCAAGCAATCCCCCCTCaccaggtggaaaggacaacggctcaaccgcaggctcagaaaaaaagatatcggaaatcaacagaactatagaggaacactgcagagccctctgtaaacagcaatgggatgaggtgtgcaaATCAATCGACGAGCAGACACGCAGcgggggcacctggaacctcctaaagcatctcctcgacgagacgaacactaaaaccaaccaacgcaacacactggcgcgcactctacacacagccaagcgagaatattcgagcaaggaaattttatcgaaactcgcacagaagtacctatcagtcgcatcgtgccctacaccaccttcccctgactacgaaggctccgagaaccctgagctcgacgcagaattcAGGATtaaggagatcaggcaggcgctccacgccctcaatggcagatcggctccgggtccggacaagatcacaaacaaagctctacggaatctggacgagaagtccatcgcATACCTGACAGACATCATTAACCAAGcatggagcagtggtaaagtcccggaaatgtggaaatctgccaacaccattctcatccccaagccacgcaagccgcccagcctcgataacctccgcccaatttcgctcacatcgtgcgtggggaaagttgctgagcacgcaatgctaaacaggctttcacgctacctggaggaccacgacatttacacacaacatgatcggcttcagggtcagactctcgacgcaggacgcgatgaagctcatcaagcatcacattattga